The DNA segment AACGAAGACAAAGTCGAATTTGTTGAACCACCAAAAGGTTCCAAGGCCGGCGACAAGGTGTTCTTTGAGGGTTTCGGCGACGAAGCTCCAATGAAACAGTTGaatccaaagaagaagatctGGGAACAATTACAACCTCATTTCACTACCAATAGTGATTTGGAGGTCATTTGtgcagatgaagaagaaaagagcCAACCAATAAGAAAGTTGACCAACGCCAAGGGCGAATTATTTAAGGTTGCCAGTATCGCCAATGCTCAAGTCCGTTAAAGGGATATGTCACGAATCGTTACTAATTAACATGTGCTAAGTACTTAATTCGCataaatatttcaaaaaatttataagTAAATGTCATTGCGCTATTATTGCACCGTGTTGATATGTTTCAATGATCAGCCCATATTTGATTATAGCTGGCCACACGGTTCTTAGTTTCTGGAACCATCTTCCAAATGAAAGCGCTTATTAAACAGGCTATGACGGCAAAAATTATGAAAACATAGCCTGATAGAATATCGTGAATAATGGGGAAAGTGTATGCAACAATAAAAGTCCCTATCCAATTGCAAATCGTACCATATCTTTGGGCAAGGATCATGTCTTGTGGTCTGGAAATTTCTCTCATTATGATGAATGGCAATGGATTCAAGCCCATGGTGAAGACACCCATGTATATGAATGAAAACACTATCAAAAGGTTCATCTTGTTATAGTTTATTGCTACGCCCATTATGAAGGCAGTAATGGAGACTAAAATGGTGGACGTCATTAGAAGCGGTTTACGTGAGAGACTATGAATCAGCAGCGATACTGATATAGTGACCAATACATTTACCATGCTAATGAAGAAGTTTATCCTGATTGCGTGTTGAGGATACAGTTGGCTGATTATCTTGGTACCATATAATACAATGGCGTTTATGCCGCAGAATTGTTGACCAAATAATAACACAGTGATAACATTACGAGATTTGGTGTTGGATTCGTCCCTCAAATACTTCCACAATGAGTTTGAACCACTAATGGAGTTTGTGGTGGTTGGTTCAATCAACGGGTTCCCAGATTCTATCTGTTGTTGCCATTTCTGTACCTCTTGAGCGGCTTCGTCAAAGGTGCCACCACGTAGTTTACATAAAGATAACTTAGCATCAACAACCCTGCCGTGCGCTAGCAGCCATTTTGGCGACTCATCAACTTTGAACCACATGAACAGATTCAGTACTGCAATAAGGACGCTACCAAACAGGATCCATCTCCAACGATACGAGTCAGTAAGTGGGAGGGCTACTCCTTGGGTCAGCAAGACGCCCAACCGGATGCAGATTTGGGTCATCGAACCTAACAAGCCTTCCCAACCGTTTGGGGCGACCTCTTTGATAAAGAGAGGTATGGTTACGATTAAAGCGCCACATGATATCCCCACCAGGACCCTGCCAATGATTAGACTTTTGTAAGTAtttgaattgaaaattatcaaagagCCGACAATGTTCAATGTGCAATTCATTAAGCTAGAGAATTTCCGACCATAAATGTTGGCAAAACTAGTAGCAAAGTAAGAGCCCAAGATACCTCCAATACAAAAGAAGGAGGTCACGATTCCGATTTGTTCATCATTCAGTGGTATGCACTGTTTATATCCTCTTTTCCCCAACCACGTTCGGTCATATGGGTAGCCCTCCATGGGTATATCGAATTCTGAGCACGAAAGCACCTGTTGCGGGGCATTTAGTTCTGATAAATGGTAACCAAATTGGATTGAGCCGATAGAAGCTACAATAATTGCGTAAAACAATGCCTTTGTTaatttattcttattttgCCTTGGCAAGCTAACATTGGATAGCAGAGACGTGCTAGATAGAATTCTATTCATATTGCCCTATATACCTACCTACCTCTTTCTAACTGTGtactttctttcttccttgtcCCTCTCTtggtttcattttttttttagagaAAATGATCCATTCCCCTTTCATTTGCCGCCAATAACGTACTAACgtagaaaaaaggaatgaAAGAGTTGCTCAAACAGACGAAAGAACTTGAGCAGCTATCTTCGTCACGATGCGGTTGTCCTCTTTTGGAGATCAATGCACATTTACTGATACGTTTGTGCATGCGATTTTTCCAGCCGGCTTCACAGATAGCTGCATTCCAATTTATCGTTTATTTCCAAGGATCGAGCAAAGCGCAATAAAACGAAATACTGCTTCAAACTTTTTCCATCCGTTCACCACACACCCAAACATTCGAAGAAatagttttgaaaaggctCTTACTATTTTGTCTGTTCTTCGCGCAAAATTCGCCGCGACGACGCAACCTTCTCAGTTTCACTTTTCGTCTCATAATGTGAATATTCCTAGACGGGCTcgaattcttcatccataGGAATATATATTTAAGATGACTTTCATCCTTTTTGTTAATTATGGGTTGTTGGTTCTGTGTAAGTTCTTCCAAAAACACGAAAACAATCATCCAACTAATCAAGAATGCCTTCCAGATTCACTAAGACTAGAAAGCACAGAGGTCACGTCTCAGGTATGTAGTTCCATTTGGAAGAGGGAATGAAAGAACCAAGACGgtgacttttttttgagtgTTGTGCAATCAATATGTCATGTGTATACCATGGTCTGCGAGATAATTAGATAGCCAATGTTGCCtacaatgttttctttattttgatCGTGAATTTTGTATTCCTATCCCACATTGCTGAGATAGCTTATTCGAGTGTAATAGCTCGAGTAAAAGTACTCTTCCATCATGATTTTAACAAAAGAAAGTGCGCATACGCTTGGCTATGTAGTGTTCTCCTTCATCGCATCATGTTATACAGTATAGTCATACTACCCTTAGGCATTTTGCGGTAAATTGAAGATGTATTTTTTCGGCAGGATGTTGAAAGGTATATCATGATGTTGCCGTATCAAAATTGCTGTAAGGGGCGCAATTATGAGAAAGAAAGTTACCACggtttcttttattttcaagataCAATAAAGTAACCTCATCAGGAATTTGTTTTACTAACAATTTGAAACATTGTATTCTATTacaatattttattttttgtatagCCGGTAAAGGTCGTGTCGGTAAGCACAGAAAGCATCCCGGTGGTAGAGGTATGGCCGGTGGTCAACATCACCACAGAATTAACATGGATAAATACCATCCAGGTTACTTCGGTAAGGTCGGTATGAGATACTTCCACAAGCAACAAGCTCATTTCTGGAAGCCAGTCTTGAACTTGGACAAATTGTGGTCCTTGATTCCAGAAGACAAGAGAGACCAATACTTGAAGTCTGCTTCCAAGGAAACTGCTCCAGTTATTGACACCTTGGCTGCCGGTTACGGTAAGATCTTGGGTAAGGGTAGACTTCCAAACGTCCCTGTCATTGTCAAGGCTAGATTCGTCTCCAAGTTggctgaagaaaagatcagAGCCGCTGGTGGTGTTGTTGAATTGATCGCTTAAACGTATTGATTAAAATTTTATATGtattttccagaaaattatatatCTCTATTATAATCTGATTCAATCTCTACTTTTGTAATATTCAAATCACTCATTTTAACTATTTTAATTTGCTGTTTatcaaaattcaaagacaaTGTTTGTGATAAATCTCAGCGCTTTTATcgcttttcttcaagattcgaaaaaatgtatataaaCAAAGGGTCCAAAGAGGAAACAAACAACAGACAAAAGCAgatatttggaaaaaagacCAAACAGACAAAATGACCACGAATAACATTTGGAGGCCAGAAGACAACATTCCAGCAAGCATTCTAGCGGTTCTTTCGAAACCTCACCCCAATTATCAGTTGGCGTTCTTAAATATCATACAACTCCTGAAAACGCAAAGAAGAACGGGCTGGGTTGATCATGGTATTGATCCATGCGAAAGTATATCTGATCACATGTATAGAATGAGTTTAACCTCCATGTTAATCACGGACAAGGATATAGATCGAAACAAATGCATTAGAATTGCCCTCGTTCATGATTTCGCAGAATCATTAGTGGGTGATATTACACCTAATGACCCAATGACAAAGGAGGAAAAACATCGTAGAGAATTCGTAACTGTCAAGTATCTTTGTGAAACTGTTATTAAACCCTGCAGTAAGAGTGCTTCCAAGGAAATTCTTGATGATTGGTTAGCATATGAAGAACAAACTTGCTTAGAAGGCAGATATGTCAAAGATATCGATAAATATGAAATGTTGGTACAATGTTTTGAGTACGAACAGAAGTACAATGGCAAGAAGAATCTGGAACAATTCTGGGGTGCCATCAGTGATATTAAAACTCAGGAAGTTAAAGGATGGACTCAACGTCTACTGGAAGATCGAAAAGCCTTTTTCGATAGTTTAAAGGACTAATTTAACACGCCCAAGAGAGGGAAGAACTCGTGTTCCTCTGTCGGCTTTCTATTCAACGCAGTTCATTTAATTACAATTCCTTGGTATCCGACTGAAGCATTTGCACATCTTGttttgtatttattttaCTCCCGGCATCCGGCATGTATTATATGTAATTTTAGGAAATATCATTTGTATGTTAGTTACCAGTTATCATCGGACACACTAATTTGCACCTATTGTGTTACGAAGCCAAATCTGTAGGATATGTATTTcctatttttattgttaaACCTTCGGTGAAACAATGtatggaaaaaataatcaattCAGAAGTAAGAGCGTATAAACAAAAAGCACCAAGAATTTGTATtcggaaagaaaaaggggAAAAGTCCTAGTctaccaatttttttgagaatGCAACCCTTTGATAGTGGACATGATGACTTGGTTCATGATGTGGTTTATGATTTCTACGGCAGACATGTGGCAACTTGCTCTTCCGATCAACATAttaaagttttcaaattggaCAAGGAAACAAGCAATTGGGAGCTAAGCGACTCCTGGAGAGCCCATGATAGTAGCATTGTTGCCATCGATTGGGCAAGTCCAGAGTATGGGCGCATTATCGCCTCAGCCTCTTATGACAAGACAGTAAAATTATGGGAAGAAGACCCCGACCAAGAAGAATGCTCTGGCCGTCGCTGGAATAAACTGTGTACCCTGAATGATTCCAAGGGTTCGCTTTACAGTGCAAAGTTCGCACCAGCACACTTAGGCTTAAAACTAGCTTGTCTAGGTAATGATGGGATTCTCAGAATTTATGACGCCTTAGAACCCTCTGACTTGAGGTCTTGGACATTAACTTCCGAGATGAAAGTACTCTCCATACCTCCAGCAAATCACCTACAGTCTGACTTTTGCCTCTCTTGGTGTCCTTCTAGATTTTCGCCTGAAAAGCTTGCAGTCTCTGCATTGGAGCAAGCGATCATATACCAAAGAGGTAAGGACGGTAAACTTCATGTTGCAGCAAGACTCCCCGGCCATAAAAGTTTAATAAGAAGTATCAGTTGGGCTCCCTCAATTGGTAGATGGTATCAACTTATTGCAACAGGCTGCAAGGATGGTAAGATTCGAATCTTTAAGATTACAGAAAAACTAAGTCCTCTAGACTCAGAGGAGTCTTCAAATAACTCGAACTTATTTGACAGCGGTACCGATGTAGATATGGATCGACAGGGAAGATCCGATTCAAATAATGAGGAGAAAGCGGAGCTACAATCAAGTTTGATGGTTGAACTTCTAAGTGAGCATGATGACCATAACGGCGAAATTTGGTCTGTGTCCTGGAACTTGACGGGTACAATACTAAGCAGTGCTGGTGATGACGGAAAAGTAAGGTTATGGAAAGCCACTTATTCAAATGAATTTAAGTGCATGTCAGTAATTACTGCCCAGCAATAAAAACGTGTATgtacatatatgtatatacatatatatatatatatatatatatgtatttatttttctacCGGTCTCTGCCCGTAAGTGTAAATTATTCTGTATGCCCCAAAATAATAGAAACCTCAAGAAGTAAAATCTCTGTAAATCTCACATAGAATATAATTGATTCTTCTATCAGAACAACGATCcatgatattattttttgatatagtTTATTGCTTCGATTTTGCTTCAAATTTCGCTTGCCTCTTTGtctggaaatttttcaaggccGAGATTAAGAAAATTTGTCAGTGAAAAATGAATGTTTCTACTTATAAAGTGGGTGATGAGCTTACGAATTAATTTTCCTGGAATATACAGCTAAAGTCAGTATttagaaatcaaaaactaACCATGCCACCAAAGGAAGCTCCCAAAAAGTGGAAAGCACCAAAAGGGCCAAAGCCTAATCATcgcaagaacaaaaataagCTTGAATTGGGTAGAGCTATTAAATATGCTCgtcaaaaagaaaacgcCATCGAGTACTTACCTGATGGTGAAATGAGATTCACTACCGATAAACATGAAGCTAACTGGGTTAAACTAAGATCTGTGACTCAGGAATCGGCTTTGGATGAGTTTTTAAGTACAGCTGCACTAGCGGATAAGGATTTCACAGCTGATAGGCATTCAAATgtcaaaattattagaaTGGATAGCGGTAATGATTCCGCAACTTCCCAAGGATTTTCTATGACTAATGAGCAGCGTGGAACTCTTAATGCAAAGCAGAGGGCTCTTGCTAAAGATCTGATTGTTCCAAGAAGACCTGAATGGGATGAAGGCATGTCCAAATTTCAGCTGGATAGGCAAGAAAAGGAGGCGTTTTTGGAATGGAGGAGAAAATTAGCACATTTACAAGAAAGTAATGAGGATTTGCTGTTGACaccttttgaaagaaatatcgAAGTTTGGAAACAACTATGGAGAGTGGTTGAAAGATCAGATTTGGTTGTCCAAATTGTGGATGCAAGAGATCCTTTATTGTT comes from the Saccharomyces kudriavzevii IFO 1802 strain IFO1802 genome assembly, chromosome: 7 genome and includes:
- the YGK1 gene encoding 5'-deoxynucleotidase (similar to Saccharomyces cerevisiae YBR242W and YGL101W; ancestral locus Anc_6.157), with the translated sequence MTTNNIWRPEDNIPASILAVLSKPHPNYQLAFLNIIQLLKTQRRTGWVDHGIDPCESISDHMYRMSLTSMLITDKDIDRNKCIRIALVHDFAESLVGDITPNDPMTKEEKHRREFVTVKYLCETVIKPCSKSASKEILDDWLAYEEQTCLEGRYVKDIDKYEMLVQCFEYEQKYNGKKNLEQFWGAISDIKTQEVKGWTQRLLEDRKAFFDSLKD
- the VPS73 gene encoding putative sugar transporter (similar to Saccharomyces cerevisiae YBR241C and VPS73 (YGL104C); ancestral locus Anc_6.155), with translation MNRILSSTSLLSNVSLPRQNKNKLTKALFYAIIVASIGSIQFGYHLSELNAPQQVLSCSEFDIPMEGYPYDRTWLGKRGYKQCIPLNDEQIGIVTSFFCIGGILGSYFATSFANIYGRKFSSLMNCTLNIVGSLIIFNSNTYKSLIIGRVLVGISCGALIVTIPLFIKEVAPNGWEGLLGSMTQICIRLGVLLTQGVALPLTDSYRWRWILFGSVLIAVLNLFMWFKVDESPKWLLAHGRVVDAKLSLCKLRGGTFDEAAQEVQKWQQQIESGNPLIEPTTTNSISGSNSLWKYLRDESNTKSRNVITVLLFGQQFCGINAIVLYGTKIISQLYPQHAIRINFFISMVNVLVTISVSLLIHSLSRKPLLMTSTILVSITAFIMGVAINYNKMNLLIVFSFIYMGVFTMGLNPLPFIIMREISRPQDMILAQRYGTICNWIGTFIVAYTFPIIHDILSGYVFIIFAVIACLISAFIWKMVPETKNRVASYNQIWADH
- the RPL28 gene encoding 60S ribosomal protein uL15 (similar to Saccharomyces cerevisiae RPL28 (YGL103W); ancestral locus Anc_6.156) — encoded protein: MAGGQHHHRINMDKYHPGYFGKVGMRYFHKQQAHFWKPVLNLDKLWSLIPEDKRDQYLKSASKETAPVIDTLAAGYGKILGKGRLPNVPVIVKARFVSKLAEEKIRAAGGVVELIA
- the SEH1 gene encoding Seh1p (similar to Saccharomyces cerevisiae SEH1 (YGL100W); ancestral locus Anc_6.159), with translation MQPFDSGHDDLVHDVVYDFYGRHVATCSSDQHIKVFKLDKETSNWELSDSWRAHDSSIVAIDWASPEYGRIIASASYDKTVKLWEEDPDQEECSGRRWNKLCTLNDSKGSLYSAKFAPAHLGLKLACLGNDGILRIYDALEPSDLRSWTLTSEMKVLSIPPANHLQSDFCLSWCPSRFSPEKLAVSALEQAIIYQRGKDGKLHVAARLPGHKSLIRSISWAPSIGRWYQLIATGCKDGKIRIFKITEKLSPLDSEESSNNSNLFDSGTDVDMDRQGRSDSNNEEKAELQSSLMVELLSEHDDHNGEIWSVSWNLTGTILSSAGDDGKVRLWKATYSNEFKCMSVITAQQ